The following are from one region of the Anabas testudineus chromosome 2, fAnaTes1.2, whole genome shotgun sequence genome:
- the cyyr1 gene encoding cysteine and tyrosine-rich protein 1, with amino-acid sequence MENLWSRRRTLEVRWKLLRNSLLLCLFTGNSEAQCESCIEYCCDGSPPFCCSYYAYVGDVLSGTAISGIVFGVVFLMGAVAALFLCVCMCMKNGRGARVGVFSTSYINTVTQGYPGPPPPYAYDYEMYPPVLHPPPYTPTQPRPANYSPPPPYPGCTRK; translated from the exons ATGGAAAACCTCTGGAGCCGGAGGAGGACACTGGAAGTGAGATGGAAACTGTTGAGGAACTCGCTGTTGCTTTGTTTATTCACCG gtaaCAGTGAGGCCCAATGTGAAAGCTGCATAGAGTATTGCTGCGATGGATCGCCGCCTTTCTGCTGCTCCTACTACGCCTACGTGGGGGACGTCCTCTC tggcacTGCCATCTCTGGTATCGTTTTTGGCGTGGTGTTTCTCATGGGGGCGGTGGCAGCCCTGTTcctgtgcgtgtgtatgtgcatgaagAACGGGCGAGGTGCACGGGTCGGCGTGTTCAGCACCTCCTACATCAACACTGTGACCCAGGGCTACCCAG GTCCTCCACCTCCGTACGCTTACGACTATGAGATGTACCCTCCTGTGCTGCACCCACCGCCCTACACCCCAACTCAACCTCGACCGGCCAACtactcccctccccctccttaCCCAGGGTGTACTCGCAAGTGA